A section of the Humulus lupulus chromosome 2, drHumLupu1.1, whole genome shotgun sequence genome encodes:
- the LOC133814356 gene encoding uncharacterized protein LOC133814356 — MASEYKDSSGRIRCPCVRCINNRLETLHMVKAHVFDWGFHRGYEKWIYHGEAEADVSNVVDANDDDVDEMIPMVEDFLLPTTEEVENNPAAGQFYDDLFEEIEAELYPGCNWISSLNFLAKLLHLKVRGKIPNKIFNELLKLLKLAFPKGNKIPSTYYEAKKRLQKLGLGYESIHVCEHDCCLFYKEHSTKETCPICGSSRWISPEKTDGKKVPHKVMRYFPLTPRLKRLYSSRLTAKQMLWHYTGKSKDDGIMRHPVDGLAWKDFDAKHPDFASEPRNVRLGLAVDGFNPFGNMSQAYSMWPVVFANYNLPPWMCMKDNNFILSILILGPKSPGKDMDIFLRPLVDELKELWVNGVDTRDSITNTMFKLRAALLWTVNDFPARSYLSG, encoded by the coding sequence ATGGCGTCGGAATATAAGGATTCCTCTGGTagaattaggtgtccgtgtgttaggtgcataaataataggcttgaaaCTTTACATATGGTGAAAGCACACGTATTCGATTGGGGTTTTCATCGAGGTTACGAGAAGTGGATATATCACGGTGAAGCGGAAGCAGATGTTTCCAATGTGGTGGACGCCAACGATGATGATGTTGATGAGATGATTCCAATGGTCGAAGACTTCCTTCTACCTACAACCGAAGAAGTAGAAAATAATCCTGCGGCGGGACAATTTTATGACGATCTGTTTGAAGAGATTGAGGCTGAGTTATATCCTGGTTGTAATTGGATATCTTCTCTTAACTTTTTAGCAAAATTattgcatttgaaagttagaggcaAGATTCCCAATAAAATCTTCAATGAATTACTGAAATTACTAAAGCTTGCATTTCCGAAGGgaaataaaattccatcaacgtactacgaggctaaaaaaAGATTACAGAAATTAGGGTTAGGGTACGAGTCAATTCATGTATGTGAACAtgattgttgtttgttttacAAAGAGCATTCAACTAAAGAGACTTGTCCAATttgcggaagtagtagatggatttcTCCTGAAAAAACTGATGGAAAAAAGGTACcacataaggtgatgcgttactttccattaACTCCTCGATTAAAAAGACTGTACAGTTCAAGACTTACAGCGAAGCAAATGTTATGGCACTATACTGGGAAATCAAAAGACGATGGGATAATGAGACACCCAGTGGATGGGTTAGCGTGGAAGGATTTCGATGCCAAACATCCTGATTTTGCTAGTGAACCTCGGAATGTTCGTTTAGGTTTAGCTGTAGATGGTTTCAATCCGTTTGGCAACATGAGTCAAGCATATagtatgtggcctgtggtgttcgCTAACTACAATCTTCCACCTTGGATGTGTATGAAAGATAATAATTTCATATTATCCATTCTTATTCTTGGACCAAAATCACCGGGAAAGGACATGGATATATTcttgagaccattggtggatgagttaaagGAGTTGTGGGTTAACGGTGTCGATACAAGAGATAGTATAACCAACACTATGTTCAAGTTGCGTGCAGCCTTATTATGGACAGTTAACGATTTTCCTGCTCGTAGCTATTTATCTGGATga